The Streptomyces sp. NBC_01775 genome includes a region encoding these proteins:
- a CDS encoding NAD(P)H-dependent flavin oxidoreductase: MQTELSRQLGAEHALFGFTPFPAVAAALTRAGGFGVLGAVRYGASDELRRDLDWMEAHTDGLPYGLDVVMPAKKVEGVTEAEVEAMIPEGHRQYVRETLAKYGVPELPEGESGGWRITGWMESVARNQLDVAFDYPVNLLANALGSPPADVIERAHRQGILVAALAGSAHHAERHKEAGIDIVVAQGYEAGGHTGEIASMVLTPEVVRAVDPLPVLCAGGIGSGEQVAAALALGAQGAWLGSVWLTTAEAELHSRALTRKLLAAGAGDTVRSRALTGKPARQLRTDWTDAWETPEGPGTLPMPLQGLLVAEANSRIQKYEVEPLLGTPVGQIVGSMNSERSVQAVVDDLTRGFDRAIARLNVIAGPDR, encoded by the coding sequence ATGCAGACGGAGCTGAGCAGACAGCTGGGAGCAGAGCACGCCCTCTTCGGCTTCACGCCCTTTCCCGCCGTCGCCGCGGCGCTCACCCGCGCCGGTGGCTTCGGCGTCCTCGGCGCCGTGCGCTACGGCGCCTCGGACGAACTCAGACGCGACCTGGACTGGATGGAGGCCCATACCGACGGCTTGCCCTACGGCCTGGACGTGGTGATGCCCGCGAAGAAGGTCGAGGGCGTCACCGAGGCCGAGGTCGAGGCGATGATCCCCGAGGGGCACCGCCAGTACGTACGCGAGACCCTCGCCAAGTACGGCGTGCCCGAGCTGCCCGAAGGGGAGAGCGGCGGCTGGCGCATCACCGGCTGGATGGAGAGCGTCGCCCGCAACCAGCTCGACGTCGCCTTCGACTACCCCGTCAACCTCCTGGCCAACGCGCTCGGCTCGCCGCCCGCCGACGTGATCGAGCGCGCGCACCGGCAGGGCATCCTCGTCGCAGCGCTCGCGGGCAGCGCCCACCACGCCGAGCGGCACAAGGAGGCGGGCATCGACATCGTCGTCGCCCAGGGCTACGAGGCGGGCGGCCACACCGGGGAGATCGCCTCCATGGTGCTCACCCCCGAGGTCGTACGCGCCGTCGACCCGCTTCCGGTGCTGTGCGCGGGCGGCATCGGCAGCGGCGAACAGGTCGCCGCAGCGCTGGCACTGGGCGCGCAGGGGGCCTGGCTCGGCTCCGTCTGGCTGACCACCGCCGAGGCGGAGCTGCACTCGCGCGCCCTGACCCGCAAGCTGCTGGCCGCCGGGGCCGGTGACACCGTGCGCTCGCGCGCGCTGACGGGGAAGCCGGCGCGGCAGCTGCGGACGGACTGGACCGACGCCTGGGAGACCCCCGAGGGACCGGGCACACTGCCCATGCCGCTCCAGGGGCTGCTGGTGGCCGAGGCCAACAGCAGGATCCAGAAGTACGAGGTCGAGCCCCTGCTGGGCACTCCGGTGGGGCAGATCGTCGGCTCCATGAACTCCGAACGCTCGGTCCAGGCCGTCGTGGACGACCTGACCCGTGGCTTCGACCGTGCCATCGCCCGCCTGAATGTGATCGCGGGTCCCGACCGCTGA
- a CDS encoding acyl-CoA synthetase: protein MPDAPNGFWAQAQADPDRTVLIAPDGGEWSADRLHAECNKLVGGLRAAGLEAGDAFATVLPNGPEFLAAYLAAAQAGLYMVPVNHHLVGPEIAWILADSGAKALLAHARFGETARAAADEADLPGDRRYAVGAIDGFRPYADLLAEQSGAPPEARTSGWVMNYTSGTTGRPRGIRRPLSGKRPEETYLGGFLGIFGIQPFDDNVHLVCSPLYHTAVLQFAGAALHIGHRLVLMDRWEPEEMLRLIDTRRCTHTHMVPTQFHRLLALPQRTRDAYDVSSMRHAIHGAAPCPDHVKRAMIEWWGSCVEEYYAASEGGGAFATAEDWLKKPGTVGRPWPISELAVFDDEGNRLPPGELGTVYMKMSTGGFSYHKDEGKTRKNRIGDFFTVGDLGYLDEEGYLFLRDRKIDMIISGGVNIYPAEIESALLTHPAVADAAVFGIPHDDWGEEVKAVIEPAPGQDPGPALEQTLLTHCEQRLAGYKRPKTVDFISEMPRDPNGKLYKRRLREPHWKGRQRAL from the coding sequence GTGCCGGACGCACCCAACGGGTTCTGGGCGCAGGCCCAGGCGGACCCCGACCGGACCGTACTCATCGCCCCGGACGGCGGGGAATGGTCCGCCGACCGCCTGCACGCGGAGTGCAACAAGCTCGTCGGCGGCCTCAGAGCGGCGGGGCTGGAGGCGGGCGACGCCTTCGCGACGGTGCTGCCCAACGGCCCCGAGTTCCTCGCCGCCTATCTGGCCGCCGCCCAGGCGGGGCTCTACATGGTGCCGGTCAACCACCACCTCGTGGGACCCGAGATCGCCTGGATCCTCGCCGACTCCGGCGCCAAGGCGCTCCTCGCGCACGCCCGCTTCGGCGAGACCGCGCGCGCCGCGGCCGACGAGGCGGACCTGCCCGGGGACCGCCGTTACGCCGTAGGCGCGATCGACGGCTTCCGGCCGTACGCCGACCTGCTGGCGGAACAGTCCGGGGCACCGCCCGAGGCAAGGACCAGTGGCTGGGTCATGAACTACACCTCCGGCACCACCGGCCGACCGCGCGGCATCCGCAGGCCACTGTCCGGCAAGCGTCCGGAGGAGACCTATCTCGGCGGCTTCCTCGGGATCTTCGGGATCCAGCCCTTCGACGACAACGTCCACCTCGTCTGCTCGCCGCTTTACCACACCGCCGTGCTCCAGTTCGCCGGCGCCGCGCTGCACATCGGCCACCGGCTGGTGCTGATGGACAGGTGGGAGCCCGAGGAGATGCTGCGGCTCATCGACACCCGCCGCTGCACCCACACCCATATGGTGCCCACCCAGTTCCACCGTCTCCTCGCACTGCCGCAGCGCACCCGGGACGCCTACGACGTGTCGTCCATGCGACACGCCATCCACGGTGCCGCGCCCTGCCCCGACCATGTGAAGCGGGCGATGATCGAGTGGTGGGGGAGCTGCGTGGAGGAGTACTACGCGGCCAGCGAGGGCGGCGGCGCCTTCGCGACGGCGGAGGACTGGCTGAAGAAGCCCGGCACCGTCGGCAGGCCCTGGCCCATCAGCGAGCTGGCCGTCTTCGACGACGAGGGCAACCGGCTGCCGCCGGGCGAACTGGGCACCGTCTACATGAAGATGAGCACCGGCGGATTCTCGTACCACAAGGACGAGGGCAAGACCCGCAAGAACCGCATCGGGGACTTCTTCACCGTGGGCGACCTCGGCTACCTGGACGAGGAGGGCTACCTCTTTCTCCGGGACCGCAAGATCGACATGATCATCTCCGGTGGTGTGAACATCTACCCCGCCGAGATCGAGTCGGCCCTGCTCACCCATCCGGCCGTCGCCGACGCCGCCGTCTTCGGTATACCGCACGACGACTGGGGCGAGGAGGTCAAGGCCGTCATAGAGCCGGCGCCCGGGCAGGATCCCGGCCCCGCCCTCGAACAGACCCTCCTGACGCACTGCGAGCAGCGCCTCGCCGGCTACAAGCGCCCCAAAACGGTGGACTTCATATCCGAGATGCCCCGCGATCCCAATGGCAAGCTCTACAAGCGCAGGCTGCGCGAACCGCACTGGAAGGGGCGGCAGCGAGCCCTGTGA
- a CDS encoding amino acid permease, whose amino-acid sequence MAGLWSGEGVLRRKPIEHIEEAEGGSGQQLSRTLGLRHLTAIGVGGIIGAGVFSLAGTVANGKAGPAVLISFLVAGLASACAALSYAEFAGLIPKAGSAYTYGYAVLGEIGGWFIGWDLLLEYTAIVAVVAIGISGYFSFLINEMGASVPAWMLGAPGTGHGHRIDLFAALLCLLIAFALTRGIKSAARFELVVVVLKVAVVLLVIVVGVFHVKTGNYEPFFPFGVSGAFTGAATVFFAVFGYDAMSTAAEESKDAQKHMPKAIIYSLVISMVLYVAVCLVLTGMQNYKDISPESGFSTAFKSVGLSGVADVIAVGAIIGILTVMFTFMMGVTRVWFSMSRDGLLPKWFAKTHPVRKVPTRVTWIVGVGSAVIAGFLPIEEAAEMTNIGILLAFVVVCVAVIMLRYKQPDLPRQFRLPGMPVVPALGVIFSVWLTTYLSWVTWVRFGVWLVIGLIVYFAYSYRRSELAKLPPGDAPPPLGKGDE is encoded by the coding sequence ATGGCCGGGCTCTGGAGTGGCGAGGGTGTCCTCCGCCGCAAACCCATCGAACACATCGAAGAGGCAGAGGGAGGCTCGGGCCAGCAGCTCTCCCGCACACTCGGCCTCCGGCACCTGACCGCGATCGGCGTCGGCGGCATCATCGGCGCGGGCGTCTTCAGCCTCGCCGGGACGGTGGCCAACGGCAAGGCGGGCCCCGCCGTGCTGATCTCGTTCCTGGTCGCCGGTCTGGCCAGCGCCTGCGCCGCGCTCTCCTACGCGGAGTTCGCCGGGCTCATTCCGAAGGCCGGGTCCGCCTACACATACGGCTATGCCGTGCTGGGCGAGATCGGCGGCTGGTTCATCGGCTGGGACCTGCTGCTGGAGTACACCGCGATCGTGGCGGTGGTCGCGATCGGCATCTCCGGATACTTCTCCTTCCTGATCAACGAGATGGGTGCCTCGGTGCCCGCCTGGATGCTCGGCGCACCCGGCACCGGGCACGGCCACCGGATCGACCTGTTCGCGGCACTGCTGTGTCTGCTGATCGCCTTCGCGCTGACCCGGGGCATCAAGAGCGCCGCGCGCTTCGAGCTGGTGGTCGTCGTCCTGAAGGTCGCGGTCGTCCTGCTGGTGATCGTCGTCGGCGTCTTCCACGTCAAGACCGGCAACTACGAGCCGTTCTTCCCCTTCGGTGTCTCCGGCGCCTTCACGGGGGCCGCCACCGTCTTCTTCGCCGTCTTCGGCTACGACGCGATGAGCACAGCGGCCGAGGAGTCCAAGGACGCCCAGAAGCACATGCCCAAGGCGATCATCTACTCGCTGGTCATCTCCATGGTGCTGTACGTCGCGGTCTGCCTGGTGCTGACGGGCATGCAGAACTACAAGGACATCAGCCCCGAGAGCGGCTTCTCCACCGCCTTCAAGTCCGTCGGTCTCAGCGGGGTCGCCGACGTCATCGCCGTCGGTGCCATCATCGGCATCCTCACCGTGATGTTCACCTTCATGATGGGCGTCACCCGCGTCTGGTTCTCCATGAGCAGGGACGGGCTGCTGCCCAAGTGGTTCGCCAAGACCCACCCCGTGCGCAAGGTTCCCACCCGCGTCACCTGGATCGTCGGCGTGGGCTCCGCGGTGATCGCGGGCTTCCTGCCCATCGAGGAGGCCGCCGAGATGACGAACATCGGCATCCTGCTCGCCTTCGTCGTGGTGTGCGTCGCGGTGATCATGCTCCGGTACAAGCAGCCCGACCTGCCGCGTCAGTTCCGCCTCCCCGGAATGCCCGTGGTCCCGGCGCTCGGGGTGATCTTCTCGGTGTGGCTGACGACCTACCTGTCCTGGGTGACCTGGGTGCGCTTCGGCGTCTGGCTCGTGATCGGCCTCATCGTCTACTTCGCGTACTCCTACCGGCGCTCGGAGCTGGCCAAGCTGCCCCCGGGTGACGCGCCGCCGCCCTTGGGGAAGGGGGACGAGTAA
- a CDS encoding alpha/beta fold hydrolase: MSENGTRTVRTGGVRLVYRAWGAETGVPVVLLHCLGEDGEDWRGPLISQLGAAHPVYALDLRGHGDSDWPGTYAMDDFRRDLLGFLDALDIGEAILVGHSFGSVVAYLFAQEHPGRVERLVLEETGAMKPLRPPQEVPQPPPGEQAFDWEVKVQWTRQRNEPDPRWWDDLSRITAPTLLIGGGDRSHLPQEDLAEMAERIPRARHITIDGAGHMVHEARPREFTTAVLTFLAE; the protein is encoded by the coding sequence ATGAGCGAAAACGGAACGCGGACCGTCCGCACGGGCGGGGTACGGCTCGTCTACCGCGCTTGGGGCGCGGAGACGGGCGTGCCCGTCGTGCTGCTGCACTGCCTGGGCGAGGACGGCGAGGACTGGCGCGGCCCGCTGATCTCCCAGCTCGGCGCCGCGCACCCCGTGTACGCGCTGGACCTGCGCGGACACGGTGACAGCGACTGGCCAGGCACCTACGCCATGGACGACTTCCGGCGGGATCTCCTCGGCTTCCTCGACGCGCTCGACATCGGCGAGGCGATTCTGGTCGGCCACTCCTTCGGGTCCGTGGTCGCCTACCTCTTCGCGCAGGAGCACCCGGGCCGGGTGGAGCGGCTCGTGCTGGAGGAGACCGGCGCGATGAAGCCCCTGCGGCCTCCGCAGGAGGTGCCGCAACCGCCGCCGGGCGAGCAGGCGTTCGACTGGGAGGTCAAGGTCCAGTGGACGCGTCAGCGCAACGAGCCCGACCCGCGCTGGTGGGACGACCTCTCCCGGATCACGGCGCCGACGCTCCTGATCGGCGGCGGCGACCGCAGCCACCTGCCCCAGGAGGACCTCGCCGAGATGGCCGAACGGATCCCGCGGGCGCGGCACATCACCATCGACGGGGCGGGCCACATGGTCCATGAGGCCCGCCCCCGGGAGTTCACCACGGCGGTGCTGACCTTCTTGGCCGAGTAG
- a CDS encoding acyl-CoA synthetase has protein sequence MEYNLADLFESIADTVPDREALVYVDHPGTGQERRLTYAQLDRAANRLAHHLADSGVAPGEHVGLHLYNGIEYVQTLLACLKIRAVPVNVNYRYVEDELVYLYRDADLAALVFDGEFTDRVAAALPRAEKLRHLLRVGPAPEGAPEPGITPVPFAEAAAAGSPQRDFGPRSGDDLFIIYTGGTTGMPKGVMWRAEDLFFSGLGGGAPTAEPVSRPEELAERAAAGGEGLVFFPTPPLMHGTSTLTLFIGLNFAQKVVIHRKFVPEEVLRTIERERVTTVSLVGDAMLRPLVDALAGPLKGSDCSSLLAVSSSGAVLSETVREQFTTLVPDALLINNFGSSESGFNGTATADSGPGKGFRIAVNDGIAVVDPATHEPVPPGDVGRIALRGHVPLGYYNDPAKSAETFFAARGARWVLLGDMATVDEEGVVTVLGRGSQCINTGGEKVYPEEVEEALKSHPDIYDALVAGIPDPKWGSRVAAVVQLREGAARLTDEGVTTHCRTRLAGYKVPRTVVFSDHIQRSPSGKADYRWAKETAAQMAADS, from the coding sequence GTGGAGTACAACCTTGCCGACCTGTTCGAGTCGATCGCCGACACCGTCCCGGACCGCGAGGCGCTGGTGTACGTGGACCATCCCGGTACCGGCCAGGAGCGACGGCTGACCTACGCGCAGCTGGACCGCGCGGCCAACCGCCTCGCCCACCACCTGGCCGACAGCGGGGTGGCACCGGGCGAGCACGTGGGCCTGCACCTCTACAACGGCATCGAGTACGTGCAGACGCTGCTGGCCTGCCTGAAGATCCGCGCCGTGCCCGTCAACGTCAACTACCGCTACGTCGAGGACGAGCTGGTCTACCTCTACCGGGACGCCGACCTGGCCGCGCTCGTCTTCGACGGCGAGTTCACCGACCGGGTGGCCGCCGCGCTGCCCCGCGCGGAGAAGCTCCGTCACCTCCTGCGCGTCGGCCCGGCCCCCGAGGGGGCGCCGGAGCCGGGCATCACACCGGTGCCCTTCGCCGAGGCGGCGGCGGCCGGATCACCGCAGCGGGACTTCGGGCCCCGCTCGGGGGACGACCTGTTCATCATCTACACCGGTGGCACCACGGGGATGCCGAAGGGAGTGATGTGGCGCGCTGAGGACCTGTTCTTCTCCGGCCTGGGCGGCGGTGCGCCGACGGCCGAGCCCGTCTCCCGCCCCGAGGAACTGGCCGAGCGCGCGGCGGCGGGCGGCGAGGGGCTGGTCTTCTTCCCCACTCCCCCGCTGATGCACGGCACTTCGACGCTGACCCTCTTCATCGGGCTGAACTTCGCACAGAAGGTCGTCATCCACCGCAAGTTCGTGCCCGAGGAGGTTCTGCGCACCATCGAGCGGGAGCGGGTGACGACGGTTTCGCTGGTGGGGGACGCCATGCTGCGGCCCCTGGTCGACGCGCTGGCCGGGCCGTTGAAGGGCTCGGACTGCTCCTCGCTGCTGGCGGTCTCCAGCTCGGGCGCGGTCCTGTCGGAGACGGTGCGCGAGCAGTTCACCACGCTGGTACCGGACGCGCTGCTCATCAACAACTTCGGCTCCTCCGAGTCCGGCTTCAACGGGACCGCGACGGCGGACTCGGGACCGGGAAAGGGCTTCCGCATCGCCGTGAACGACGGCATCGCCGTTGTCGACCCCGCCACCCACGAGCCGGTACCGCCCGGCGATGTGGGCCGGATAGCGCTGCGCGGCCATGTGCCGCTGGGCTACTACAACGACCCGGCCAAGAGCGCCGAGACCTTCTTCGCCGCACGCGGAGCCCGCTGGGTACTGCTGGGCGACATGGCGACCGTCGACGAGGAGGGCGTGGTCACCGTCCTGGGCCGGGGATCGCAGTGCATCAACACCGGCGGCGAGAAGGTGTACCCGGAAGAGGTCGAGGAGGCGCTCAAGTCCCACCCGGACATCTACGACGCGCTGGTGGCCGGCATACCGGACCCGAAATGGGGCAGCCGGGTCGCCGCCGTCGTCCAACTGCGCGAGGGCGCGGCGCGGCTCACCGACGAGGGGGTCACGACGCACTGCCGCACCCGCCTCGCGGGCTACAAGGTGCCGCGCACGGTCGTGTTCTCCGACCACATCCAGCGCTCGCCCAGCGGCAAGGCGGACTACCGGTGGGCGAAGGAGACGGCCGCGCAGATGGCAGCCGACTCCTGA
- a CDS encoding crotonase/enoyl-CoA hydratase family protein has protein sequence MGGTEHLSLERVGATLVLTLNRPEAKNALSLPMLVGLYDGWLEADEDDDVRSVVLTGAGGTFCAGMDLKALADGGGMSGDHYRERLRDDPDLHWKAMLRHHRPRKPVIAAVEGHCVAGGTEILQGTDIRVAGQNAVFGLYEVRRGLFPIGGSTVRLPRQIPRTHALEMLLTGRPYPAEEAARIGLIGHVVPDGSALEKALEIAERVNACGPLAVEAVKASVYDTAALPEADGLALELERGWPLFGTADAKEGSRAFAEKREPRFRRE, from the coding sequence ATGGGCGGCACCGAACACCTGTCCCTGGAGCGCGTGGGCGCCACCCTCGTGCTCACCCTGAACCGCCCCGAGGCCAAGAACGCCCTGTCCCTGCCGATGCTCGTCGGGCTGTACGACGGCTGGCTGGAGGCCGACGAGGACGACGACGTACGCTCCGTCGTCCTCACCGGCGCCGGCGGTACCTTCTGCGCCGGCATGGACCTCAAGGCGCTGGCGGACGGCGGCGGCATGAGCGGCGACCACTACCGCGAGCGGCTGCGCGACGACCCCGACCTGCACTGGAAGGCGATGCTGCGCCACCACAGGCCCCGCAAACCGGTCATCGCCGCCGTCGAGGGCCACTGCGTGGCGGGCGGCACGGAGATCCTCCAGGGCACCGACATCCGGGTCGCGGGCCAAAACGCGGTCTTCGGGCTCTACGAGGTGCGCCGCGGGCTGTTCCCCATCGGCGGCTCCACGGTCCGCCTCCCGCGTCAGATCCCGCGCACCCACGCGCTGGAGATGCTGCTCACCGGAAGGCCCTACCCGGCCGAGGAGGCCGCCCGTATCGGACTGATCGGCCACGTCGTCCCCGACGGGAGCGCGCTGGAGAAGGCGCTGGAGATCGCCGAACGCGTCAACGCCTGCGGGCCGCTGGCTGTCGAGGCGGTCAAGGCATCCGTCTATGACACGGCCGCTCTGCCGGAGGCGGACGGGCTCGCGCTCGAACTGGAGCGCGGATGGCCCCTGTTCGGCACGGCCGACGCGAAGGAGGGCTCCCGTGCCTTCGCGGAGAAGCGCGAGCCGCGCTTCCGCCGCGAATGA